One Nitrospirota bacterium genomic window carries:
- a CDS encoding response regulator: protein MPRMPDVPHGSAADSETVLLVDDDEAVRQYVGYILRRYGYRVLEASGGTEALHLCAQHEGPIHLLLTDIQMLDMTGPELAPRALALRPHLPVLYMSAQFSEDVLSQLEGQPLQPFIQKPFSPEALAQKMRDLLGPSTQGPPA, encoded by the coding sequence ATGCCACGGATGCCGGATGTGCCCCACGGATCGGCCGCCGATTCGGAGACCGTCCTCCTCGTGGACGACGATGAGGCCGTGCGGCAGTACGTGGGCTACATCCTCCGGCGATATGGGTACCGGGTCTTGGAAGCATCCGGGGGCACGGAAGCCCTCCATCTCTGCGCCCAGCACGAGGGGCCGATCCACCTGCTGCTGACCGATATCCAGATGCTCGACATGACGGGACCGGAACTCGCGCCGCGAGCCCTGGCCCTCCGCCCGCATCTTCCGGTCCTCTACATGTCCGCCCAATTTAGCGAGGATGTCCTTTCCCAGTTGGAAGGCCAGCCGCTACAACCCTTCATCCAGAAGCCCTTTAGTCCGGAAGCCCTCGCGCAGAAAATGCGCGACCTTCTCGGCCCTTCCACGCAAGGCCCGCCGGCCTAG
- a CDS encoding cytochrome c, translating to MNHPRFTMFLVGGSCVVALAVAQSAPSPAPAGVPDQGKPIFEERCASCHGLQGRGDGPQAPFLSPRPASLISAGTSVKTDAELFAVINNGKPRTAMPAWKDALNEQERRDVLAYIRTLVRFHPKPLTPPPPSGQP from the coding sequence ATGAACCACCCGCGTTTCACGATGTTCCTTGTCGGCGGGAGCTGTGTTGTGGCCCTCGCCGTCGCCCAGAGCGCGCCCTCCCCGGCGCCGGCCGGCGTCCCGGATCAGGGCAAGCCGATCTTCGAGGAACGGTGCGCCTCTTGCCACGGCCTCCAGGGCCGGGGGGACGGACCGCAGGCGCCGTTCCTCTCCCCTCGGCCGGCCAGCTTGATCTCGGCCGGGACATCGGTAAAAACGGACGCCGAGCTGTTTGCCGTCATCAACAACGGCAAGCCCCGCACCGCCATGCCCGCCTGGAAAGACGCGCTCAACGAACAGGAACGCCGCGACGTGCTGGCCTACATCCGCACGCTGGTCCGTTTCCACCCCAAACCCCTGACGCCTCCGCCGCCGAGCGGGCAACCCTGA
- a CDS encoding phosphoribosyltransferase encodes MLRDRDEAGRLLAERLGVYRRDPQALVLALPRGGVVVGAAISAALQLPLDVFLVRKLGAPGNPEYALGAVTETGTVYLNPEAREVLVRSAAPGDYLDRTIQAEQEEIVRRQVLYRSGKPLPDLSGRTVLLVDDGIATGATFLASIQALRSVGVKRLVAAIPVGPPETLREVGKLVDELVRLLAPEPFFAVGTRYENFIQVEDAQVLACLQRAAGASS; translated from the coding sequence ATGTTGCGCGATCGTGACGAAGCGGGCCGCCTGCTGGCCGAGCGGTTGGGCGTCTACCGACGCGATCCGCAGGCGCTCGTCCTGGCCCTGCCGCGCGGCGGCGTGGTGGTGGGGGCTGCGATCAGTGCCGCCTTGCAGCTCCCGCTGGACGTCTTTCTCGTGCGCAAGCTGGGTGCGCCAGGCAATCCCGAGTATGCGCTGGGTGCCGTGACGGAGACGGGGACCGTCTATCTCAACCCAGAAGCTAGAGAGGTTCTCGTCAGATCGGCCGCCCCCGGCGATTATCTGGACCGGACCATCCAGGCGGAGCAGGAGGAGATTGTCCGGAGGCAGGTCCTCTATCGGAGCGGAAAGCCCTTGCCGGACCTGAGCGGACGCACCGTTCTGCTGGTGGATGACGGGATCGCGACGGGGGCCACGTTCTTGGCTTCGATCCAGGCGCTAAGGAGTGTGGGGGTGAAGCGATTGGTGGCGGCCATTCCGGTCGGGCCGCCGGAGACCTTGCGCGAAGTCGGCAAGCTGGTGGATGAGCTGGTCCGGTTGCTGGCACCGGAGCCCTTCTTCGCGGTGGGCACCCGCTACGAGAACTTCATACAAGTGGAAGATGCGCAGGTGCTGGCCTGCTTGCAACGAGCGGCCGGAGCCTCGTCTTGA
- a CDS encoding hemerythrin domain-containing protein, translating into MGPEEAPTFAGDKRPVYQRPASFRIACRWHRPCFHPYLISSQHLIGKEGALVKPCSIRTFFQQDHARLDDLLVRFQTLKRSDYAEAKDRFIDFKFGLQRHIVWEEDLLFPPWEEATGLTTGGPTQVMRREHRQIADCLEALHKKVQAADPDSDEEEQALLTLLSSHNRKEELILYPALDETLSEEKRAGIFRAMNEIPEERYKVCCADR; encoded by the coding sequence ATCGGACCGGAGGAGGCTCCCACATTCGCAGGGGATAAGAGACCGGTTTATCAACGACCTGCATCTTTTCGAATCGCTTGTCGCTGGCACCGCCCTTGCTTTCATCCCTATCTGATTTCATCGCAACATCTGATCGGCAAGGAGGGCGCCCTCGTGAAGCCTTGCAGCATTCGAACGTTTTTCCAGCAGGACCATGCCAGGCTCGATGACCTGTTGGTTCGGTTTCAAACCTTGAAGCGGTCCGATTACGCCGAGGCCAAGGACCGCTTCATCGACTTCAAGTTCGGTTTGCAGCGGCACATCGTGTGGGAGGAAGACCTGTTGTTTCCACCCTGGGAAGAGGCCACCGGCCTCACCACGGGAGGTCCCACGCAGGTCATGCGCCGGGAACATCGGCAGATCGCCGACTGCCTGGAAGCCCTGCACAAGAAAGTGCAGGCGGCGGACCCGGACAGCGACGAGGAGGAGCAGGCCTTGCTGACGCTCCTCTCGTCCCACAACCGGAAAGAGGAACTGATCCTGTACCCGGCGCTGGACGAGACCTTGAGCGAAGAGAAGCGAGCCGGGATCTTCCGCGCGATGAACGAAATCCCGGAGGAACGGTACAAGGTCTGTTGTGCAGACCGCTAA
- a CDS encoding cupredoxin domain-containing protein codes for MRPSIHKTHNTPRWPIAGVWLIWVVWLATGAGVGSSLWAASTLAPSDTGPEEQVAVIIKARAFEPGTVTLHVGRKTRLVFHNQDAELHAFVPVGLFTGLSINVSGNGAPEFGPDGFKRVIIPSGGQAEFRFVPEQPGVYPFFCDMPGHEMRATIVVE; via the coding sequence ATGCGGCCTTCTATCCACAAAACCCACAATACCCCACGATGGCCGATCGCAGGGGTGTGGCTAATATGGGTGGTGTGGTTGGCAACCGGCGCAGGGGTCGGTTCGTCGCTCTGGGCTGCCTCCACCCTGGCCCCATCCGATACCGGTCCGGAAGAGCAGGTCGCCGTCATCATCAAAGCCAGGGCCTTCGAGCCGGGTACGGTGACGCTCCATGTCGGACGGAAAACCAGGCTGGTGTTTCACAATCAGGATGCGGAACTGCATGCGTTCGTGCCCGTCGGACTGTTCACGGGGCTCAGCATCAATGTCAGCGGCAACGGCGCGCCGGAATTCGGGCCCGACGGCTTCAAGCGCGTGATCATTCCGTCCGGGGGCCAGGCGGAGTTCCGGTTCGTGCCGGAGCAGCCAGGCGTTTACCCGTTTTTTTGCGACATGCCCGGCCACGAGATGCGGGCAACGATCGTCGTGGAGTGA
- a CDS encoding M20/M25/M40 family metallo-hydrolase → MTGRDRKMAPYIKAVRPGFEHMLAEMVELPSISMDPARAADIRKTARLAVQLLKDAGAEARIIETSGYPVVEGGWTTGKHHPTVLVYNHLDVQPAQEPEWKQAPFAFRKDQGLYRGRGATDDKGPALTALLAARYVIEQGTPINIRFLWELEEEIGSPHFAEALKQRTLVHKPDSVLVSDTIWIAKGRPAMPYGLRGALGVRLSLKTGKSDAHSGVTGGAARNPLTELCKLVNDCVDAQSGRVKIPGFYADVVPPTKKEIDNFLASGFRVERFKKAYGFRSLRTQDPADVLRRIWAAPTFEVHGLVGGYVGPGVKMIVPGYAELKVSMRLVPNQKPEKICRLFTRFLAERNPDVRVEVEGMLQPFKGSFSGPYAEAAGRAMKTGFGKAPALIKEGGSIGAVTTMQRAWHVPIIFMGLSLPEHGYHAPNEYFDWGQASGGMQALAAYFEALAAMGKR, encoded by the coding sequence ATGACCGGACGCGACCGGAAAATGGCCCCCTACATTAAGGCCGTCAGGCCCGGCTTCGAGCACATGTTGGCCGAGATGGTGGAGCTGCCGTCCATCAGCATGGACCCGGCGCGCGCGGCGGACATACGCAAGACCGCCAGGCTGGCGGTCCAGTTGCTCAAAGACGCCGGCGCCGAGGCGCGTATCATCGAAACGAGCGGCTATCCGGTCGTCGAGGGCGGCTGGACGACGGGCAAGCACCATCCCACCGTCCTGGTCTACAACCATCTGGACGTACAGCCGGCGCAGGAGCCGGAATGGAAGCAGGCGCCGTTTGCCTTTCGCAAGGACCAGGGTCTGTACCGTGGGCGCGGCGCGACCGACGACAAGGGCCCGGCGCTGACGGCGCTGCTGGCGGCGCGCTATGTGATCGAGCAGGGTACGCCGATCAATATCCGGTTCCTCTGGGAGTTGGAGGAAGAGATCGGCAGCCCGCATTTCGCCGAGGCGCTGAAACAGCGCACGCTCGTCCACAAACCGGACTCGGTGCTGGTGTCGGATACGATCTGGATCGCCAAGGGCCGGCCGGCCATGCCCTACGGCCTGCGCGGGGCGCTGGGAGTCCGGCTGTCGCTCAAGACCGGCAAGTCCGACGCCCATTCCGGCGTGACCGGCGGGGCGGCCAGGAATCCTCTCACGGAACTCTGCAAGCTGGTCAACGATTGCGTGGATGCGCAGAGCGGCCGCGTGAAGATTCCGGGGTTCTATGCCGACGTGGTGCCGCCCACGAAGAAGGAAATCGACAACTTTCTCGCCTCGGGATTCCGAGTCGAGCGGTTCAAGAAGGCCTACGGATTCCGGTCCCTGCGGACTCAGGACCCGGCCGACGTGCTGCGGCGTATCTGGGCGGCGCCCACGTTCGAAGTCCACGGACTGGTGGGAGGCTACGTCGGCCCCGGCGTCAAGATGATCGTCCCCGGCTATGCGGAACTCAAGGTCAGCATGCGTCTGGTGCCGAATCAGAAACCGGAGAAGATATGCCGCCTCTTCACGCGCTTTCTCGCCGAGCGGAATCCCGATGTGCGCGTCGAGGTGGAGGGGATGCTGCAGCCGTTCAAGGGGTCGTTCAGCGGGCCCTACGCGGAGGCGGCCGGCCGCGCGATGAAAACCGGGTTCGGCAAGGCACCGGCGTTGATCAAGGAAGGGGGCTCGATCGGCGCGGTCACGACCATGCAGCGGGCCTGGCACGTGCCGATCATCTTCATGGGGCTCAGCCTGCCGGAGCACGGCTACCATGCGCCCAACGAATACTTCGATTGGGGGCAGGCGTCCGGCGGGATGCAGGCGTTGGCGGCCTATTTTGAGGCACTGGCGGCGATGGGGAAACGATGA
- a CDS encoding zinc-binding alcohol dehydrogenase family protein, with product MRAMVMNRGGDVNLSLLELRELPTPEPGPGFVRVKVSVCGVCRTDIHIVEEELPPAKRPIVPGHEVVGIVDRVGSGVHAIKEGDRVGIAWLQQTCGRCEFCARGRENLCARATFTGYHKDGGYAEYAVVPETFAYPIPALFTDEEAAPLLCAGIIGYRALRLSGVRPGQRLGLYGFGASAHLTIQIAREWGCSVYVCSLREEHRKLARDLGAVWVGGAAEAPPDKLHGAIIFAPAGEIVPVALRALDRGGTVAIAGIHMTDIPPINYDRDLFGERTIRSVTANTKQDGLDLLREAAAIPIRPHTQRFRLEEANQALQQLKAGTIQGAAVLTME from the coding sequence ATGCGTGCCATGGTCATGAACAGAGGCGGCGACGTGAACCTGAGCCTCTTGGAGCTTCGGGAACTGCCGACGCCGGAGCCGGGCCCAGGATTCGTGCGGGTGAAGGTGTCGGTCTGCGGTGTCTGCCGGACGGACATTCATATCGTCGAAGAGGAATTGCCGCCGGCCAAGCGGCCCATCGTGCCTGGCCATGAAGTCGTCGGCATCGTGGACCGGGTCGGCTCCGGCGTGCATGCGATCAAGGAAGGGGATCGAGTGGGGATTGCCTGGCTCCAGCAGACCTGCGGCCGGTGCGAGTTTTGCGCGAGAGGCCGGGAGAATCTCTGCGCCCGGGCCACCTTCACCGGTTACCACAAGGATGGGGGCTACGCCGAGTATGCGGTCGTTCCTGAAACCTTCGCCTATCCGATCCCGGCCCTGTTCACCGATGAGGAAGCGGCGCCGCTGCTCTGTGCCGGGATCATTGGCTATCGGGCGTTGCGGCTGAGCGGGGTCCGTCCGGGGCAACGGCTGGGCCTCTATGGATTCGGGGCTTCCGCCCACCTGACGATCCAGATCGCCAGGGAGTGGGGCTGTTCCGTCTACGTCTGCTCGCTGCGCGAAGAGCATCGCAAGCTGGCGCGGGACCTGGGCGCAGTCTGGGTCGGCGGTGCTGCCGAGGCCCCTCCAGACAAGCTCCACGGGGCGATTATCTTTGCCCCGGCTGGCGAGATCGTGCCCGTCGCCTTACGAGCCCTGGACCGGGGCGGGACGGTGGCCATCGCCGGTATTCACATGACCGACATCCCGCCGATCAACTACGACCGCGATCTGTTCGGCGAGCGGACGATCCGCAGCGTCACGGCCAATACGAAACAAGACGGGCTCGATCTCCTGCGGGAAGCCGCCGCTATTCCCATCAGGCCGCATACGCAACGGTTCCGGTTGGAGGAGGCGAACCAGGCGCTGCAACAATTGAAAGCCGGGACGATCCAAGGAGCCGCGGTCCTGACGATGGAGTGA
- a CDS encoding sigma-70 family RNA polymerase sigma factor → MASSSSGSPARSPAGTVTRAERSKGPSTASWTMMRCAAWSQKARARTGQDGLPTAFVAMPADERGPNAVRNRSRLTPSRTPLTLPPDSMATRAPGSAGKTRRQDGADAASSDGPLTAAFDQLYRDHVDRIFRFAQRLCGQAEDAKDLVQDTFLNAYRGLDRFRGDAQPSTWLYTIASRACLRMRRKRKGEPERELSLDEFIPTSEGEFRLQIPAQGLTPQEALENKELRGALDQAIQRLPKKYRLVLVLRDMEGLSAKEVGSVMGLNERAVKSRLHRARLFVRKELSAQGLDGGHS, encoded by the coding sequence ATGGCGAGTTCATCTTCCGGGTCACCGGCACGCAGTCCTGCCGGGACTGTCACGCGAGCGGAAAGAAGCAAGGGCCCAAGTACGGCCTCCTGGACAATGATGCGGTGCGCGGCCTGGTCGCAAAAGGCAAGGGCGCGCACGGGCCAGGACGGTTTGCCGACTGCTTTCGTTGCCATGCCGGCGGACGAACGGGGGCCGAACGCGGTTCGTAACCGGAGCCGCTTGACTCCCTCCCGCACCCCCCTTACACTCCCTCCTGACTCTATGGCCACTCGCGCACCAGGAAGCGCCGGCAAGACCCGCCGGCAGGACGGAGCGGATGCAGCCTCCTCGGACGGCCCACTCACCGCAGCCTTCGATCAACTCTACCGCGACCATGTGGACCGGATCTTCCGGTTTGCCCAACGGCTGTGCGGCCAGGCGGAGGACGCCAAAGATCTGGTCCAGGATACGTTCCTCAACGCCTACCGGGGTCTCGACCGGTTCCGGGGGGACGCGCAGCCTTCGACCTGGCTCTACACCATCGCCTCGCGGGCCTGTCTGCGCATGCGGCGCAAGCGGAAGGGCGAGCCGGAACGGGAACTCTCGCTCGATGAGTTCATCCCGACCTCGGAGGGCGAGTTCCGCTTGCAGATCCCCGCGCAGGGGTTGACGCCACAAGAGGCGCTGGAGAACAAGGAGCTGCGGGGCGCGCTCGACCAGGCCATCCAACGGCTGCCGAAAAAGTACCGTCTGGTGCTCGTGTTGCGGGACATGGAAGGGTTGAGCGCCAAAGAGGTGGGGTCGGTCATGGGGCTGAACGAACGGGCCGTGAAATCCCGCCTGCACCGGGCCAGGCTGTTCGTGCGGAAGGAATTGAGCGCCCAAGGGCTCGACGGAGGCCATTCATGA
- a CDS encoding NAD(P)-dependent oxidoreductase, with the protein MTNSGTTIGWIGTGIMGAPMCGHLLTRGYNVRLYNRTLARAAPLLDRGAVWAVSPRQVVEQSDVVFTMVGVPQDVRQVYWGEAGLLAGLRPGVTLVDMTTSSPSLAQDIHAAARAKGAQALDAPVSGGDVGARDATLSIMVGGDKAVADRVRPLLELMGKTIVHQGEPGAGQHAKLSNQIVIAGTMIGVCEGLLYGYKAGLDLPTLLQSIASGAAACRSWDVLAPRMLQRDFAPGFLVDHFVKDMGMALDEAARTGLVLPGLALVHQLYLAVQAQGQGKQGTQALLLALETLSNIKFHATSKK; encoded by the coding sequence ATGACGAACAGCGGGACAACCATCGGATGGATCGGGACCGGGATCATGGGCGCTCCCATGTGCGGACACCTGCTGACACGCGGATATAATGTCCGCCTGTACAACCGCACGCTCGCCAGGGCCGCGCCGCTCCTCGATCGGGGGGCGGTCTGGGCCGTCTCGCCGAGACAAGTCGTCGAGCAATCCGACGTCGTGTTCACGATGGTGGGGGTCCCGCAGGACGTGCGCCAGGTCTATTGGGGGGAGGCCGGTCTGCTGGCCGGCCTCCGGCCCGGCGTGACGCTCGTGGACATGACAACGTCGTCGCCAAGCCTGGCGCAAGACATCCATGCGGCCGCCAGGGCCAAGGGCGCGCAGGCGCTGGATGCGCCGGTCTCGGGAGGCGATGTCGGCGCGCGCGACGCGACCCTCTCGATCATGGTCGGCGGGGACAAAGCGGTGGCGGACCGGGTCAGGCCGCTGCTGGAGCTCATGGGGAAGACGATCGTCCATCAAGGGGAACCGGGCGCGGGCCAGCATGCCAAGCTGAGCAACCAGATCGTGATCGCCGGGACGATGATCGGAGTCTGCGAGGGCCTGCTCTATGGCTATAAAGCGGGGCTGGACTTGCCGACGCTGTTGCAATCCATCGCAAGCGGCGCGGCAGCCTGCCGTTCATGGGACGTCCTGGCGCCGCGGATGCTGCAGCGGGACTTTGCGCCCGGCTTTCTCGTGGACCATTTCGTGAAAGACATGGGGATGGCGCTGGACGAGGCGGCCCGGACGGGCCTGGTCCTGCCGGGCCTGGCGCTGGTCCACCAGCTCTATCTGGCAGTCCAGGCCCAGGGACAGGGGAAGCAGGGCACGCAGGCGCTCCTGCTGGCGCTGGAAACACTATCCAATATCAAATTCCATGCTACGTCCAAGAAATAA
- a CDS encoding c-type cytochrome: TLEEQSVGPLVNPVEHGFANHDEMVAKMKKIPGYRKLFKAVFGTDVTTEGVGMAIASFQRTILSGNSPADRFDLGGDEKAISPEAQKGLELFRTKARCTRCHSGFNFTDEKFHNLGIGWDTNTVDLGRYMVTNNQADIGAFKTPTLREISRSAPYMHDGRFKTLEEVVNFYNQGGVKNPHQDELVIPLELTDQEKRDLVAFLRTLNGEGWQHIKAPTSFPK, from the coding sequence CCACGTTGGAGGAGCAGTCGGTCGGGCCGCTTGTCAACCCCGTCGAGCATGGCTTTGCCAATCATGACGAGATGGTCGCCAAGATGAAGAAAATTCCCGGCTACCGGAAACTGTTCAAGGCAGTCTTCGGGACGGACGTCACGACCGAGGGGGTCGGGATGGCGATCGCCAGCTTCCAGCGGACGATCCTGTCCGGGAACAGTCCGGCCGACCGCTTCGACCTGGGCGGGGATGAGAAAGCCATTTCGCCGGAGGCCCAGAAGGGTTTGGAGCTGTTCCGCACCAAAGCCCGGTGCACCCGGTGTCATTCCGGATTCAACTTTACCGACGAGAAGTTTCACAACCTCGGCATCGGCTGGGACACCAACACCGTGGATCTCGGCCGGTACATGGTGACGAACAACCAAGCCGACATCGGCGCGTTCAAAACGCCGACCTTGCGGGAAATCTCCCGCAGCGCCCCTTATATGCACGATGGACGATTCAAGACACTCGAGGAAGTGGTGAATTTTTACAACCAGGGCGGGGTCAAGAACCCCCATCAAGACGAATTGGTCATTCCGCTCGAACTGACGGACCAAGAAAAACGCGACCTCGTGGCGTTTCTCCGGACGCTGAACGGGGAGGGCTGGCAGCACATCAAAGCGCCGACGTCTTTTCCGAAGTGA
- a CDS encoding zf-HC2 domain-containing protein, translated as MSTPQRRAASPGPAHRHRGHSKADCLKILRGLSAYLDDELAGNVCREIRKHLGACPNCEVFLASLRQTITLCRHVEPPPLSPAAKLRLRGQILKAAGR; from the coding sequence ATGAGCACGCCCCAGCGCCGCGCGGCGAGCCCCGGGCCGGCACACAGGCACAGAGGCCATTCCAAGGCCGACTGCCTGAAGATTCTCCGCGGTCTCTCGGCCTATCTGGACGACGAACTGGCCGGTAACGTCTGCCGGGAGATTCGCAAACATCTGGGCGCTTGTCCGAACTGCGAAGTCTTTCTGGCCTCGCTACGGCAGACGATCACCCTCTGCCGGCACGTCGAACCGCCGCCCCTCTCCCCCGCGGCCAAGCTTCGACTCCGCGGTCAAATTCTCAAAGCCGCCGGACGTTGA